One Calliopsis andreniformis isolate RMS-2024a chromosome 9, iyCalAndr_principal, whole genome shotgun sequence genomic window carries:
- the LOC143182928 gene encoding astakine, which yields MRIMSPIFMVSVILIASSSVFCIENTRPNYIQCVSNLECDPGYCCTIGAMRYSIPQCQPLQKEGNPCRPGSAITINMTAMYPDGAEVLLTNVHSILCPCADGLTCDPNEIMCKNAKGKSDANRLFDQDSKGDD from the exons ATGAGAATCATGTCGCCCATTTTTATGGTTTCTGTTATTTTGATCGCGTCGAGTAGCGTTTTCTGCATTGAAAATACTAGACCTAACTACATACAATGTGTGAGCAATTTAGAGTGTGATCCTGGTTACTGCTGTACCATTG GGGCGATGAGATATAGTATCCCACAATGCCAGCCCTTGCAAAAGGAAGGAAATCCGTGCAGACCAGGCAGCGCTATTACCATCAACATGACTGCAATGTATCCTGACGGTGCTGAAGTATTATTAACCAATGTTCATTCTATTCTTTGTCCTTGCGCCGATGGATTAACGTGCGATCCAAATGAAATCATGTGTAAAAATGCGAAGGGAAAAAGCGATGCAAATCGTTTGTTCGATCAGGACAGCAAAGGAGATGATTAa